In Thalassoglobus sp. JC818, one DNA window encodes the following:
- a CDS encoding potassium channel protein, whose product MRQLVVIFVLLLGITIFGTVGIHALSDSTWLEAAYLAVITLTTVGSRDVPRTPEGMVFIIIYMMVGIGIFTYSAFQLGQIIVNADIRTLLEKRRMHQQLEALNDHFIVCGMGRMGTAICEHLEAKRKPFVVIDRDLQRLEEICKESRWLYVHGDATDDSVLQEAGVSRATSMATVLPTDADNVYVVLSARLLCSSIQIVARASEEGAVLKLQRAGATRVISPFSSGAMKMARFMLSPSIEDFLEVTHGSENDLELAEVQIQEDSPYIDRQLSQTDLREKGIMVIGIRRQSGQHIIAPEGTVKIEQGDSLFAFGTQVAVTALASQAE is encoded by the coding sequence ATGCGACAACTCGTGGTTATTTTCGTTCTGCTCCTGGGGATTACGATCTTCGGGACGGTCGGTATTCACGCGCTCTCCGATTCGACTTGGCTGGAAGCTGCTTATCTGGCAGTGATTACTCTGACGACTGTCGGGTCGCGTGATGTTCCGCGAACTCCGGAAGGCATGGTCTTCATCATTATTTACATGATGGTTGGGATTGGAATCTTCACCTACAGTGCCTTTCAGCTCGGACAAATCATTGTCAATGCAGACATCCGCACGCTCCTGGAGAAGAGAAGAATGCATCAGCAACTCGAAGCTCTCAACGACCATTTCATCGTGTGTGGAATGGGACGGATGGGGACAGCCATTTGCGAGCATTTGGAAGCGAAGCGAAAACCGTTCGTGGTCATCGATCGCGATTTGCAGCGACTCGAAGAAATCTGCAAGGAATCACGCTGGCTTTATGTGCACGGGGACGCAACAGACGACTCTGTGCTTCAGGAAGCTGGAGTCTCCCGCGCCACATCGATGGCCACAGTTTTGCCCACAGATGCAGACAACGTATACGTCGTGCTGTCCGCTCGACTGCTTTGCAGTTCCATCCAGATCGTTGCACGAGCCAGTGAGGAGGGTGCAGTCCTGAAGCTGCAGCGTGCTGGAGCGACTCGGGTGATTAGCCCGTTCAGCAGCGGCGCAATGAAGATGGCTCGCTTCATGCTGAGCCCGAGCATCGAAGATTTTCTTGAAGTCACGCACGGTTCCGAGAACGATCTGGAGCTCGCTGAGGTGCAGATTCAGGAAGACAGTCCCTACATCGATCGACAGCTCTCGCAGACGGATCTTCGTGAAAAAGGGATCATGGTCATCGGTATTCGTCGCCAGTCCGGGCAGCATATCATCGCACCGGAAGGGACAGTCAAAATCGAACAAGGCGACAGCTTATTCGCCTTCGGAACTCAAGTCGCAGTCACCGCATTGGCGAGCCAGGCCGAGTAA
- a CDS encoding DUF6263 family protein, protein MRSFTGWQAMLGLIVLISFAGCGKDKKTDQANEPERSWDAKTPVASEQDSVKSSEYLSADQSLQVGERFPLRKRVEQELLQDSLSGPSQQVVSNLDVRFVFTVEDRVDKRTKLRVDYDRILFSQRVGEDSVDFDSDQPPEELSPTLQAFLNMSQSGFTCWLDEDLRIASVEQFDQFVASVLHGIPEEFHADVVLEVETASGDSGLADFIGEAIGQLPRNPRYRAGDQWERSFTLTRPIPMHSLNVYTLKRIESGVAVVDIRGKVTPSTTPVAVDEETGVRITVTGGETVGSSEIDTDNGLPRRSETLQKIDMVVTLEGALQFNQRKSIRTRVEAFREMDGTSAPVQIGESNPLREVNPKVSSHPLSTITE, encoded by the coding sequence ATGCGGAGTTTCACTGGATGGCAGGCGATGCTTGGGCTGATCGTGCTGATTTCGTTCGCCGGTTGCGGAAAAGACAAAAAAACAGATCAGGCGAACGAGCCAGAACGCTCGTGGGACGCTAAAACTCCGGTGGCGTCCGAGCAAGACTCCGTCAAATCCTCCGAATATCTGTCCGCTGATCAAAGCCTGCAAGTCGGGGAGCGATTCCCGCTTCGCAAACGAGTTGAACAGGAGTTGCTGCAGGATTCTCTTTCAGGTCCGTCGCAACAAGTCGTCAGCAATCTCGATGTGCGATTCGTGTTCACAGTTGAAGATCGAGTCGACAAGCGAACGAAGCTTCGAGTTGACTACGACCGAATTCTGTTCAGTCAGCGCGTTGGAGAGGATTCCGTCGACTTTGATTCGGATCAGCCACCTGAAGAGTTGTCGCCGACATTGCAGGCGTTTCTGAATATGAGTCAGTCTGGGTTTACCTGTTGGCTCGATGAAGACTTGCGAATTGCTTCCGTCGAGCAATTTGATCAATTTGTCGCATCAGTGCTGCATGGCATCCCGGAAGAGTTTCACGCCGATGTCGTTCTCGAAGTGGAAACCGCTTCCGGCGATTCCGGGCTGGCAGATTTCATCGGTGAAGCCATCGGCCAGTTGCCCCGCAATCCTCGCTATCGTGCTGGGGATCAATGGGAACGCTCGTTCACGCTCACTCGACCGATTCCAATGCACTCATTGAACGTCTATACGTTGAAGAGGATCGAATCAGGAGTGGCAGTCGTCGACATTCGCGGAAAGGTCACGCCGTCGACAACTCCCGTTGCGGTCGATGAAGAAACTGGAGTGCGAATTACAGTGACCGGCGGCGAAACGGTCGGAAGCTCAGAAATCGACACCGACAACGGCCTTCCCCGTCGCAGCGAGACGCTTCAGAAAATTGATATGGTTGTCACTCTGGAGGGAGCCCTGCAGTTCAATCAGCGAAAGAGCATCCGGACACGCGTCGAAGCTTTTCGCGAAATGGATGGCACTAGCGCTCCGGTTCAAATCGGAGAATCGAACCCGCTCCGCGAAGTGAACCCCAAGGTCAGCTCTCATCCGCTCTCGACGATTACCGAGTAG
- a CDS encoding DUF1573 domain-containing protein, which yields MNRNLLIVALVGLISSNLTSPTFAQSGRELNWAEKMLSDLKVDFGTVARGAETRHVIEVTNLYEEDVHIVNVGTTCGCTAAKPNKSLLKTRDVAEIDVEMDTVKFMHRKDSNVDITLEFRGAKGTAQKTVRVPITAYIRSDVVLTPGNADFGAVDYQLGAERKVKVAYAGRSDWAIKDVKVDDENLKVELNEIVRTAGRVEYELTIQLDKTAPLGDFQDRILLVTDDKSSPEVPLLVSGRVSPDIEIVPSHFDLGSLTPGQTKPFNVVVKGRRPFVIESIECDGHPDCFEIKPVTDTPKTVHVVPFRVKVPDEPGNFAETFTVNVAGRELPLTFEADGVIQSGS from the coding sequence ATGAATCGGAATTTGCTGATCGTTGCGTTGGTCGGTTTGATCAGCTCGAACCTGACATCTCCAACATTTGCTCAGTCCGGGCGCGAATTAAACTGGGCTGAGAAAATGCTGTCCGACCTCAAGGTCGACTTCGGAACGGTTGCACGCGGTGCTGAAACGCGACATGTCATCGAAGTCACCAATCTGTACGAAGAAGACGTTCACATCGTCAACGTTGGAACAACTTGCGGCTGCACTGCTGCGAAGCCCAACAAGTCTCTCCTGAAAACACGAGACGTGGCTGAAATTGACGTCGAAATGGACACCGTCAAATTCATGCACCGCAAGGACTCGAACGTCGATATCACTCTTGAGTTCCGCGGAGCAAAAGGGACTGCTCAAAAGACAGTGCGTGTTCCGATCACAGCCTACATTCGCTCCGATGTTGTCCTCACTCCGGGCAATGCAGATTTCGGAGCAGTCGACTATCAACTCGGCGCTGAACGCAAAGTCAAAGTCGCCTACGCCGGTCGAAGCGACTGGGCGATCAAGGACGTCAAAGTCGATGACGAGAACCTGAAGGTTGAACTCAACGAAATCGTGCGCACCGCTGGCCGGGTCGAATACGAACTCACTATTCAGTTGGACAAAACCGCCCCACTCGGGGACTTTCAGGACCGTATCCTGTTGGTTACTGACGACAAGAGCTCTCCAGAAGTCCCGCTTCTGGTATCCGGACGGGTCTCTCCCGACATCGAAATCGTTCCCAGCCATTTTGATCTGGGAAGCCTGACTCCCGGCCAAACCAAGCCTTTCAACGTTGTGGTCAAAGGGCGTCGTCCGTTCGTCATCGAGAGCATCGAGTGCGATGGGCATCCTGACTGTTTTGAGATCAAACCAGTCACCGATACCCCCAAAACTGTGCACGTTGTTCCATTCCGAGTGAAGGTCCCGGATGAACCCGGAAACTTCGCCGAGACATTCACTGTCAACGTCGCAGGCCGAGAACTCCCTCTCACTTTCGAGGCCGATGGAGTGATTCAAAGCGGTAGTTAA
- a CDS encoding type II secretion system F family protein, which produces MEMTTFIPYAVFAAVMLGIWAVVSAFSKSDSRVAERLEELKEGKKRRADGDSIKESGVSSAFKKAAPALSRVVQPKTDLEQNNLKVKLANAGFSSPNAPTLYLAIKVACLALGIFFGGGLGFLTMGLSTDAMLVLIAFGGLGLFLPGVFLTLLAYSRKQKIFLSLPDALDLLVVCVEAGLGLDAAMRRVAEELGDASPEICTEFNHCNKQLQLGRNRREVLHDLGIRTGVDDVKALAAILIQADKFGSSIAQALRVQSDSMRIKRSQLAEEKAAATAVKMIFPLVLFIFPGIFVVLVGPAAIMMIRELLTQ; this is translated from the coding sequence TCGCAGCGGTGATGCTCGGGATCTGGGCAGTCGTCTCTGCATTCTCAAAGAGCGATTCGCGAGTCGCGGAACGCCTGGAAGAATTAAAAGAAGGAAAAAAACGCCGTGCGGACGGTGACAGCATTAAGGAAAGCGGCGTCAGCAGCGCTTTCAAAAAGGCAGCCCCTGCCCTCTCGCGAGTTGTGCAGCCCAAGACCGACCTTGAACAAAACAATTTGAAGGTGAAACTGGCCAACGCCGGGTTTTCTTCACCGAATGCTCCAACGCTTTACCTGGCCATTAAAGTTGCCTGCCTGGCTCTTGGAATTTTCTTCGGTGGTGGTCTAGGCTTCCTGACAATGGGATTGTCGACTGATGCGATGCTCGTTTTGATCGCTTTCGGTGGACTCGGGCTGTTTCTGCCCGGCGTCTTCTTGACGCTCCTCGCATACTCCCGCAAACAGAAGATTTTCCTCAGCCTCCCAGATGCTCTGGACCTTTTGGTCGTTTGTGTGGAAGCCGGACTTGGTCTGGATGCAGCCATGAGACGCGTCGCTGAAGAGTTGGGAGATGCTTCTCCAGAGATCTGCACAGAGTTCAATCACTGCAACAAGCAACTTCAACTCGGCCGAAATCGACGCGAAGTTCTACACGATCTTGGAATTCGAACCGGAGTCGACGACGTCAAGGCTCTCGCTGCGATTCTGATTCAGGCTGACAAGTTCGGTTCTTCGATCGCACAGGCATTGCGTGTGCAGTCAGACAGCATGCGAATCAAGCGAAGCCAGCTGGCTGAAGAGAAAGCAGCTGCGACCGCTGTGAAAATGATCTTCCCGCTCGTGCTGTTCATTTTCCCCGGGATTTTCGTGGTGCTCGTCGGCCCGGCCGCCATCATGATGATTCGAGAGCTTCTCACTCAGTAA